Proteins encoded in a region of the Campylobacter geochelonis genome:
- a CDS encoding ankyrin repeat domain-containing protein — MKFLKEIIVIVVVGFLFLVTNDYYKSKTKQSNFVVYPNMKVDSNSPISKYVTQEEINAFSYENWDIDDDGDHRKENDLQKQLRRFLKTKQTVSVLNFIKDNNLSVDMDMLYGLSPLMYSSFYDDEVTSKELIKLGADINKKDKYNLSSLAYAIENNSTKTVKLLLDNGAKFNEIKTIQAYLGSPNYNLIKNITINKNNIDIKYEAEYGKKYIRIYEDSKGNVSTDYYAPESSLFEYIVYNNFLEIAKMLLESGYKPFTYRFTNDINDLLPSKKDGFYIDINDSKNKNEIDYLKKANTHYNILTYIPNYEPMLELMLKYNVPGQPTKEQLKEAYDECYDDYIWHKSRLENKKPKEIYFSLRAELSKNMCSDENGTFNDIKEYMEYKNKRKLTDSIVYVIRANKVILKDKSDTIYNKINTINQKKFID; from the coding sequence TTGAAGTTTCTAAAAGAGATTATCGTTATTGTAGTGGTTGGTTTTTTATTTTTAGTGACAAATGACTATTATAAAAGCAAAACTAAACAATCAAATTTTGTTGTGTATCCTAATATGAAGGTTGATTCCAACTCGCCGATATCAAAGTATGTTACCCAAGAAGAAATAAATGCTTTTTCTTATGAAAACTGGGATATAGATGATGATGGCGACCATCGTAAAGAAAACGATTTGCAAAAGCAACTAAGACGCTTTTTAAAAACAAAACAAACTGTATCTGTATTAAATTTTATAAAGGATAACAACCTAAGCGTTGATATGGACATGTTATATGGATTAAGCCCTTTAATGTATTCTAGCTTTTATGATGATGAAGTAACATCTAAAGAGCTTATAAAATTAGGAGCAGATATCAATAAAAAAGATAAGTATAATCTAAGCTCACTAGCTTATGCTATAGAGAACAACTCAACTAAAACTGTAAAACTTTTATTGGATAATGGAGCTAAATTTAATGAAATAAAAACAATACAAGCTTATTTGGGTTCGCCTAATTATAATTTAATTAAAAATATTACTATCAACAAAAATAATATAGATATAAAATATGAAGCAGAATATGGTAAAAAATATATAAGAATATACGAAGACAGCAAAGGCAATGTCTCTACAGATTACTATGCTCCAGAGAGTAGTTTGTTTGAATATATAGTTTATAACAACTTTTTAGAAATAGCAAAAATGTTATTAGAAAGTGGATATAAGCCGTTTACATATAGATTTACCAATGATATAAATGATTTATTGCCTAGCAAAAAAGATGGATTTTATATAGATATTAATGATTCTAAAAATAAAAACGAAATAGATTATTTAAAAAAAGCAAACACTCATTATAATATATTAACTTACATCCCCAACTACGAACCTATGCTAGAACTTATGCTTAAATACAACGTCCCTGGACAACCTACAAAAGAGCAACTAAAAGAGGCGTATGATGAGTGTTATGATGATTATATATGGCATAAAAGCAGATTAGAGAATAAAAAGCCAAAAGAAATTTATTTTAGCTTAAGAGCAGAGCTTTCTAAAAATATGTGTTCTGATGAAAACGGAACTTTTAATGATATAAAAGAGTATATGGAATATAAAAATAAAAGAAAATTAACAGATAGTATAGTATACGTAATAAGAGCAAATAAGGTGATTTTAAAAGATAAATCAGATACGATTTATAATAAAATCAATACAATAAATCAAAAGAAATTTATAGATTAA
- a CDS encoding calcium-binding protein, giving the protein MSNFDKKKFIKDRILSTAEIGKGILKGDSLDVAQGLLGKLEPLYEDILKNAKTEEEAIEALKKAPPKRMAFVFNGAGIIVDLLNISKINEFKFDIFEGTSKEDGKELYYNEERAAGLYALKVLASAAVNFVVSKNIVGAIFTFFVDTTDIFTSNHLVHIDYYDANPESETNINVQERRYIVVNPKGDFDTILNSAWSGISSDINSNLRRVIFSIDGGKSLRSDNVEFIYHKRYKLGSKLNTFEFRQGRDEKKIVSVLKRIGYPINNNKIAHMTFSKGEEPKQLIANYYANYGAGASSVMSDLDNSDKALQQAAAYALENLKGYALAGDISKKEYINIENYSDNHLNDRANFLKLRVQELTGSAGIYRNTHYYDTKENISAGDKNTIYNEKVDKVVFITGDYTDSRSLFGKKRFYGYSDDNTIISSDDIGVYIESGLGCDTITTGSGNDIIYTNAKIDDGDDKEDSNTINTVNSGKGNDQIYGSKGVDNITVDDGVNAIYSKDSDDSVNTTKGKNTIYLGAGSDSVNTNGGENTIYTGLDNTSQEDKDSKDDINTINLTNGNNTVYGSKAQDIVTSNEAKSDIFTKDGDDKVSISGAELNNVFTGSGNDTITINGGKGHIVYTHKDSIDGLDLDTKDSTNTVEINLGKNTIYGGKGKESLTIKDGDNTAYLGDGDNKVSISGGKNTISLGIDKDSVTISGGKNTIYTGDGEDTITATSGDNTIYAGLGKDSITTGSGDDKLYAGDDKDADELSGGSGDDEYHVSANDIINDSDGKGRVWFKHDSPITGGIETKPGSKVYTDNRGYTYQLNGSELKVTYNLDKDSITIKNYNQEQNSLGITLTNKVGLKIKDVTENEGSKKATITLELIGEIVGDGKLEVFMRSSDMMRSRSARSSLGAITFKKGDTTKTYSYDIKDYDDFIVNNEKRRFITNLVPHIIDTPSVKNSVSYDSSSSKYGELNIVDDDKPVYINVRGNSTSEAAEIIRGMVGVNRGLKVSANNQKEYVSLNIGSNKFKFIGGYTQDIFTASKWTDDEIEEEDSKFYVSPYHISSNATVYYKGKGARFAIFDDDKDKDYPDPEDETSPLVIDLNKDGIKTTNLKNSVFFDLDNNDFKEKTAWLDKNDAFLAIDKNNNGIIDNANELFGNNTIINSNYNRNDKTLDNGFEVLKRFDTNNDGIINALDMDYDKLLLWQDVDKNGISTKDELYTLSNKAIKSIDLNYKNVNIDSNSNTIKQLSKVSFYDGTTTDIADVWFRVEPSKTISNANVELPQRLREFVDIEGSGNLEDFLYVVAKNKELEDSLRNYVETTDEKQRKEKVNSLIFKWAGVEFNYIKFE; this is encoded by the coding sequence ATGTCAAACTTTGATAAAAAGAAATTTATAAAAGATAGAATTCTTTCAACTGCTGAGATAGGAAAAGGTATATTAAAAGGAGATTCATTAGATGTTGCACAGGGTTTACTTGGTAAGTTAGAGCCACTATATGAAGATATACTTAAAAATGCAAAAACAGAAGAAGAAGCTATAGAAGCCTTAAAAAAAGCTCCACCTAAAAGAATGGCTTTTGTATTTAACGGAGCTGGTATTATAGTGGATTTATTAAATATAAGTAAGATAAATGAATTTAAATTTGATATATTTGAAGGCACAAGTAAAGAAGATGGCAAAGAGCTATATTATAATGAAGAAAGAGCAGCTGGGCTGTATGCACTGAAAGTATTAGCATCAGCTGCTGTAAATTTTGTAGTTTCTAAAAATATAGTTGGTGCTATTTTTACATTTTTTGTTGATACTACAGATATATTTACAAGCAATCATTTGGTTCATATAGATTATTATGACGCAAATCCAGAAAGTGAAACTAATATAAATGTTCAAGAAAGAAGATACATAGTAGTAAATCCAAAAGGTGACTTTGATACCATACTTAACTCGGCTTGGAGCGGTATAAGCTCGGATATAAATAGTAATCTTAGAAGAGTGATATTTTCTATTGACGGTGGTAAATCACTAAGAAGTGATAATGTAGAGTTTATATATCACAAAAGATATAAATTAGGGAGTAAATTAAATACCTTTGAATTTAGACAAGGAAGAGATGAGAAAAAGATAGTTTCTGTTTTAAAACGAATTGGTTACCCAATAAATAATAACAAGATAGCCCATATGACTTTCTCTAAAGGTGAAGAGCCTAAACAACTCATAGCCAACTACTATGCTAACTATGGAGCAGGAGCTAGTAGTGTTATGAGTGATTTGGATAATAGTGATAAAGCTCTCCAACAAGCTGCCGCTTATGCCTTAGAAAACCTAAAAGGATATGCTCTAGCAGGAGATATCTCCAAAAAAGAGTATATAAACATCGAAAACTACTCTGATAACCATCTTAACGACAGAGCTAACTTCTTAAAGTTAAGAGTTCAAGAACTAACTGGTTCTGCTGGAATTTATAGAAATACACACTATTATGATACAAAAGAGAATATATCTGCTGGAGATAAAAACACTATATATAATGAAAAGGTTGATAAAGTAGTGTTTATAACTGGAGATTATACGGACTCTAGGAGTTTATTTGGTAAAAAAAGATTCTATGGATATAGTGATGATAATACCATAATTAGCTCTGATGATATAGGTGTTTACATCGAATCCGGTCTTGGTTGTGATACTATAACTACAGGAAGTGGCAATGATATCATCTATACAAATGCAAAAATAGATGATGGTGATGATAAAGAAGATTCTAACACTATTAACACTGTAAACTCAGGTAAAGGTAATGATCAAATATATGGCTCTAAAGGAGTTGATAACATAACTGTAGATGATGGAGTAAATGCTATATATTCTAAAGATAGTGATGATAGTGTAAATACAACCAAAGGTAAAAACACTATCTACTTAGGAGCTGGAAGCGATAGTGTAAATACAAATGGTGGAGAAAACACTATCTATACAGGATTAGATAACACAAGCCAAGAAGATAAAGATAGTAAAGATGATATAAATACTATAAATTTAACTAACGGAAATAACACAGTATATGGCTCTAAAGCACAAGATATAGTAACTTCAAATGAAGCTAAAAGCGACATCTTTACTAAAGATGGAGATGATAAAGTAAGTATCAGTGGTGCAGAGTTAAACAATGTATTTACAGGAAGTGGAAATGATACTATAACTATAAATGGTGGCAAAGGACATATAGTTTATACCCATAAAGATAGTATAGATGGCTTAGACTTAGATACTAAAGACAGTACTAACACAGTAGAGATAAATTTAGGTAAGAATACCATCTATGGTGGTAAAGGCAAGGAAAGCTTAACTATAAAAGATGGAGATAATACAGCCTATCTAGGAGATGGAGATAATAAAGTAAGTATCAGTGGTGGTAAAAACACTATAAGTTTAGGGATAGATAAAGATAGTGTTACTATAAGTGGTGGTAAAAACACTATCTATACAGGAGATGGAGAAGATACTATAACAGCTACTAGTGGAGATAATACCATCTACGCTGGTTTAGGAAAAGATAGCATAACTACAGGAAGTGGAGATGATAAACTTTATGCAGGAGATGATAAAGACGCTGATGAGTTAAGTGGCGGAAGTGGAGATGATGAATACCATGTCAGTGCTAATGATATAATAAATGATAGTGATGGTAAAGGTAGGGTATGGTTTAAACACGACAGTCCTATAACTGGTGGAATAGAAACAAAGCCAGGAAGTAAAGTATATACAGATAATAGAGGATATACATATCAACTAAATGGAAGTGAACTAAAAGTAACATATAATCTTGATAAAGATAGTATAACTATAAAAAACTACAACCAAGAACAAAACTCACTAGGTATAACTCTAACCAACAAAGTAGGCTTAAAGATAAAAGATGTCACTGAAAATGAAGGAAGTAAAAAAGCAACTATAACACTAGAGTTAATAGGAGAGATTGTAGGTGATGGTAAACTAGAAGTCTTTATGAGAAGTAGTGATATGATGCGTAGTAGAAGTGCTAGATCTAGTTTAGGTGCAATTACTTTTAAAAAAGGCGATACTACTAAGACATATAGCTATGATATCAAAGACTATGATGATTTTATAGTAAATAATGAAAAAAGAAGATTTATAACTAACTTAGTTCCACATATCATAGATACTCCATCTGTAAAAAACAGTGTTTCATATGATTCATCTAGCAGTAAGTATGGAGAGTTAAACATAGTAGATGATGATAAGCCAGTGTATATAAATGTAAGAGGAAATAGTACTAGTGAAGCAGCTGAAATAATAAGAGGAATGGTTGGAGTAAATAGGGGACTAAAAGTAAGCGCAAACAATCAAAAAGAGTATGTAAGTCTAAACATAGGTAGTAATAAATTTAAATTTATAGGTGGTTACACACAAGATATATTTACCGCCTCAAAATGGACTGATGATGAGATAGAAGAAGAAGATAGCAAATTTTATGTAAGCCCATACCATATAAGTTCAAATGCTACAGTATACTATAAAGGTAAGGGTGCTAGATTTGCAATATTTGATGATGATAAGGATAAAGATTACCCAGATCCAGAAGATGAAACCTCTCCTTTAGTCATAGACTTAAACAAAGATGGTATAAAAACTACAAACCTAAAGAACTCTGTGTTCTTTGATCTTGATAATAATGATTTTAAAGAAAAAACAGCTTGGTTAGATAAAAATGATGCTTTTTTAGCGATAGATAAAAACAATAATGGCATAATAGATAATGCAAATGAGCTGTTTGGAAATAACACTATAATAAATTCAAACTACAACAGAAATGATAAAACACTAGATAATGGCTTTGAAGTGCTAAAAAGATTTGATACAAACAATGATGGTATTATAAATGCACTTGATATGGATTATGATAAATTGCTACTTTGGCAAGATGTAGATAAAAATGGTATAAGTACAAAAGATGAGTTATACACCCTTTCAAACAAAGCAATAAAATCAATAGACTTAAACTATAAAAATGTAAATATAGACTCTAACTCAAATACCATAAAGCAACTATCTAAAGTTAGCTTTTATGATGGTACTACAACAGATATAGCTGATGTTTGGTTTAGGGTTGAACCTAGTAAAACTATAAGTAATGCAAACGTCGAACTACCACAAAGGTTAAGAGAGTTTGTGGATATAGAAGGTAGTGGAAACTTAGAAGATTTTTTATATGTAGTAGCTAAAAACAAAGAGCTAGAAGATAGTTTAAGAAACTATGTAGAAACAACAGATGAAAAACAAAGAAAAGAAAAAGTAAATTCCCTTATATTTAAATGGGCTGGAGTAGAATTTAACTATATAAAATTTGAATAA